One genomic region from Candidatus Zixiibacteriota bacterium encodes:
- the murG gene encoding undecaprenyldiphospho-muramoylpentapeptide beta-N-acetylglucosaminyltransferase translates to MLKVILAGGGTGGHIYPAIAIANEFKYRFPDSEILFIGTRKGLEKELVPRNNFNLEFISAKGLARSLRKELFFLPFYILKSFLESRTVLRKYQPDIVVGTGGYVSLPVLLMASLLGKKTLIQEQNSYPGISTRILSLFTNRVCLSYQDSTRYFPLKGKLRVLGNPIRKEIISGNREEGLRKFNLNPDKKTVFILGGSQGSRRINQAIREGISYLEQAGDIQILWQTGSKDFEEIRDFMKGVNLNATILPFIQDMSSAYAVADLLVCRSGALTLAEVTACGKPSILIPYPFATADHQRYNAMSLKEKGAAEVILEKELKGENLAILIVGLLKDENRLKEMSRNAKILAKPMAASQIVDEMEELLKK, encoded by the coding sequence ATGCTAAAAGTGATTTTAGCTGGAGGAGGAACCGGAGGGCATATCTACCCGGCGATTGCTATTGCCAATGAGTTCAAATACCGGTTTCCGGACTCGGAGATACTTTTCATCGGCACGAGGAAAGGATTGGAAAAGGAATTGGTTCCAAGAAATAATTTCAATTTGGAGTTCATCTCCGCTAAAGGATTAGCCCGCAGTCTGAGAAAAGAGCTTTTCTTTTTGCCTTTCTACATACTGAAAAGTTTTCTGGAATCAAGAACGGTTTTGAGAAAGTATCAACCTGACATTGTGGTTGGTACCGGAGGTTATGTAAGCCTGCCTGTTCTTTTAATGGCGAGCTTGCTGGGAAAGAAAACGCTAATTCAGGAACAAAATTCTTATCCGGGCATATCTACCAGGATTTTGTCCTTATTTACCAACCGGGTTTGTCTTTCATACCAAGATTCGACCAGGTACTTTCCTTTGAAGGGAAAGTTGAGGGTATTAGGTAATCCTATCAGAAAAGAGATCATCTCCGGGAACAGGGAAGAAGGACTAAGAAAGTTCAATCTGAACCCGGACAAGAAAACAGTCTTCATCTTGGGTGGCAGTCAGGGTTCAAGAAGGATAAATCAAGCCATAAGGGAAGGGATTAGTTATCTGGAACAGGCTGGAGATATTCAGATTCTCTGGCAGACAGGAAGTAAGGATTTTGAGGAGATCAGAGATTTTATGAAAGGTGTAAACTTAAACGCAACAATACTTCCTTTTATCCAGGATATGAGCTCAGCTTATGCCGTTGCTGATTTGCTGGTTTGTAGGTCTGGTGCTCTGACTTTAGCTGAGGTGACCGCCTGCGGCAAACCCTCGATTCTTATCCCTTATCCTTTTGCCACAGCAGACCATCAGAGATATAATGCTATGTCCTTAAAAGAAAAAGGTGCGGCTGAAGTGATATTAGAAAAGGAGCTAAAAGGTGAGAATCTGGCAATTCTGATTGTGGGGCTCTTGAAGGATGAAAACAGATTGAAAGAGATGTCGAGAAATGCAAAAATTTTAGCTAAACCAATGGCAGCTTCTCAAATTGTGGATGAGATGGAGGAACTCTTAAAGAAATAG
- the ftsW gene encoding putative lipid II flippase FtsW: protein MTDRSKPDFMLIAIVLILVFLGMIMIYSASAILADFKMKKDSSFFLIRQLSWLIVSSVGLFLLMKTDYHRLKKISYVCLFLSAIFLVLVLFLDPTKGVKRWIRIGPIGFQPSEFFRYSFILFMSFTLVKKGEKIKQFKHLLLPYLVVLGVSGLLLLKEPHLGGLFTLVLSSLVLLYLSGVKLRYLLFITVPVIVIGLLFVFLTGYEKDRIIDYAKALNDPLQGSYQLKQSVLSMGNGGLTGVGLGQGRQKLFFLPEPHTDFILATIGEEGGFFWVAGILILFFLLAWRGIQISQRAPDLLGYYLAFGLTFTIFINFLINSSVVLGLLPTTGIPMPFLSYGGTSLFFNLAGVGIILNISRQRDFKIHRRLC from the coding sequence ATGACTGACCGGTCCAAGCCTGATTTCATGTTGATTGCTATCGTTCTAATCCTGGTTTTCCTGGGAATGATAATGATCTATTCTGCCTCCGCCATACTGGCTGATTTCAAAATGAAGAAGGACTCATCCTTTTTTCTAATCAGACAGCTCTCCTGGCTTATTGTCTCCTCTGTGGGTTTATTCCTGTTAATGAAGACAGATTACCATCGCCTTAAAAAGATATCGTATGTTTGTCTTTTTCTATCGGCGATTTTTCTGGTCCTGGTGTTGTTCTTGGACCCGACCAAAGGGGTAAAAAGATGGATTCGGATTGGCCCTATCGGGTTTCAGCCCAGCGAATTTTTCAGGTATTCTTTTATCCTATTTATGTCGTTTACCCTGGTTAAAAAAGGCGAGAAGATAAAACAGTTCAAACATCTGCTCCTGCCTTACCTGGTGGTTTTAGGAGTGTCAGGTCTGCTTCTCTTGAAAGAGCCTCACCTGGGAGGGCTTTTTACCCTGGTTTTAAGTTCCCTGGTTCTGCTTTATCTATCTGGAGTAAAATTGCGTTATCTGTTATTCATCACTGTTCCCGTTATAGTCATCGGGCTTTTATTTGTGTTTTTAACCGGGTACGAAAAAGACAGGATAATAGATTATGCTAAAGCCCTTAATGACCCGTTACAGGGAAGTTATCAGCTCAAACAATCGGTTTTGTCTATGGGTAATGGCGGATTAACCGGCGTAGGGTTAGGTCAGGGCAGGCAGAAACTTTTCTTTCTGCCGGAACCTCATACTGATTTCATCCTGGCTACAATCGGTGAAGAGGGAGGTTTTTTCTGGGTAGCAGGCATTTTAATCCTATTTTTTCTTTTAGCCTGGAGAGGTATTCAGATTTCCCAGAGAGCGCCGGACCTGTTAGGTTATTACCTTGCTTTTGGGCTTACCTTTACCATCTTCATAAATTTTCTCATAAATTCAAGCGTGGTTTTAGGACTACTTCCAACCACGGGAATACCGATGCCTTTTTTAAGTTATGGAGGAACTTCTCTTTTTTTCAATCTGGCAGGTGTGGGGATAATCCTGAATATCTCCAGACAAAGGGATTTTAAGATACACAGGAGGTTATGCTAA
- the murD gene encoding UDP-N-acetylmuramoyl-L-alanine--D-glutamate ligase, translating to MRALCSDEVCVRVDRIRGKKISVFGMARSGMALAKVLKSLGASVFLTEKKDKESLSSEITELKNSEIDYETGGHTKESIEHKDYLIISPGIPSDLPVLIEAQNKGIPIFSEMEVAYWLCEAQIIGITGSNGKTTTTTLVGEILKEDGREVKVAGNIGVPFSSVVQEVSSKGIIVLEVSSFQLEKIEEFKPKVSAILNITPDHLDRYPDMKSYTDAKLRIFENQTEDDFVVLNWDDPITSNLAPLSRAKSLFFSTKSELKVGSYVRNGNLVFQLNGKAEEIIPLEEIRIKGPHNLSNACAACAISAVLGVKKDSMEKTLRSFKGVEHRLEEVAIIDQVRFVNDSKATNVDSVFYALQSIKEPVFLIAGGKDKGGDFTKLRGLVKSKVKGLILLGQAKEKIKNALGELVPTCIVESMQEAVELGFKKADKGDCVLLSPACASFDMFKDYEHRGRVFKEAVLNLKGKRDD from the coding sequence TTGAGAGCGCTTTGTTCGGATGAGGTATGCGTGAGAGTGGATCGGATTAGAGGGAAAAAAATCTCTGTTTTCGGGATGGCTCGGTCTGGTATGGCTCTGGCTAAGGTTTTGAAGAGCCTGGGTGCTTCTGTTTTCTTGACAGAAAAGAAGGATAAGGAAAGCTTATCTTCAGAGATTACAGAATTGAAAAACTCAGAAATAGACTATGAGACCGGAGGACACACGAAAGAATCCATTGAACATAAGGACTATCTGATCATAAGTCCGGGTATACCCTCTGATCTACCGGTCTTGATTGAAGCTCAGAACAAAGGAATACCGATTTTCTCGGAAATGGAGGTAGCCTACTGGCTTTGCGAAGCTCAGATCATAGGTATTACCGGTTCAAACGGCAAGACAACCACTACTACTCTTGTGGGTGAGATATTAAAAGAGGATGGAAGGGAGGTAAAAGTGGCGGGAAATATCGGTGTTCCGTTCTCAAGTGTGGTGCAGGAGGTTTCCAGCAAAGGTATAATCGTTCTGGAGGTCTCCAGTTTTCAATTGGAGAAAATCGAGGAGTTCAAGCCGAAGGTCTCGGCAATTTTGAACATCACCCCTGACCATCTTGACCGTTACCCTGATATGAAAAGCTATACTGATGCCAAGTTGAGGATTTTCGAGAATCAGACCGAGGATGATTTTGTCGTTTTAAACTGGGATGATCCGATAACCTCAAACCTGGCACCTCTGTCCCGGGCAAAAAGCCTGTTTTTCAGCACTAAAAGCGAATTGAAGGTTGGCTCCTACGTCAGAAATGGAAACTTAGTGTTTCAGCTCAATGGTAAAGCTGAAGAGATAATCCCGTTAGAAGAGATAAGGATCAAGGGGCCACATAATCTGTCCAATGCCTGCGCTGCCTGTGCCATCAGTGCTGTCTTAGGCGTGAAAAAAGATTCAATGGAAAAAACCCTGAGAAGTTTCAAAGGGGTCGAACACCGGTTAGAAGAAGTTGCCATAATCGACCAGGTAAGATTCGTTAATGATTCCAAAGCCACCAATGTTGATTCTGTTTTCTATGCCCTGCAGAGCATAAAAGAGCCGGTTTTTCTCATCGCCGGAGGTAAGGATAAAGGCGGAGATTTTACGAAATTGAGGGGGTTAGTCAAATCGAAGGTTAAAGGACTAATCCTTTTAGGCCAGGCAAAAGAGAAAATAAAAAATGCCTTAGGTGAGCTGGTGCCTACATGCATAGTCGAGTCTATGCAGGAAGCAGTAGAATTAGGGTTCAAAAAAGCGGATAAGGGTGACTGCGTTTTGCTTTCCCCTGCCTGCGCCAGTTTCGATATGTTCAAAGATTATGAGCACCGAGGAAGGGTTTTTAAAGAAGCGGTCCTGAATCTAAAGGGGAAAAGAGATGACTGA
- the mraY gene encoding phospho-N-acetylmuramoyl-pentapeptide-transferase produces the protein MLYHLLYPLSKHISFFNLFKYITFRSAYATVTALLISLILGPYFIRKLREKQVKEKIRAEGPATHLTKEGTPTMGGLIILFSVLLPTALWADLSNRYIQLILLATAWTGAIGFMDDYLKAIKHQRKGLVGRKKLIGQVSLGLIIGALLYFFPPSRNFDTATEIPFLKSYFLDFGILYIPFVMLVLTGSSNAVNLTDGLDGLAIGLAGLCAIAFAGIAYVTGRTDFSRYLGITYLEGAGELTIFCGTLIGAALGFLWFNSYPAKVFMGDTGALALGSSLGLLAVLVKKELLLVIVGGVFVAEALSVMLQVVYFKCSKGKRIFKMAPLHHHFELSGWQEPKVVVRFWIAGAIFALLTLSTLKIR, from the coding sequence ATGCTCTATCATTTGTTATATCCCTTAAGCAAGCATATAAGTTTTTTTAACCTGTTTAAATATATAACTTTCCGCAGCGCTTATGCTACAGTCACTGCTCTTTTGATAAGTCTGATTCTGGGACCCTACTTCATTCGCAAACTCAGGGAAAAACAGGTGAAGGAAAAGATAAGGGCAGAGGGGCCAGCAACCCATCTGACGAAGGAGGGGACGCCAACTATGGGCGGACTGATAATCCTTTTCTCAGTTTTGCTGCCCACTGCCCTTTGGGCTGATCTGAGCAACCGGTATATACAGCTGATTCTTCTGGCAACTGCCTGGACCGGTGCGATCGGGTTCATGGATGATTATCTCAAAGCCATAAAACACCAGCGCAAAGGACTGGTTGGCAGGAAAAAATTAATAGGACAGGTGAGTCTGGGCTTAATCATAGGAGCGCTCCTTTATTTTTTTCCGCCCTCGCGCAATTTTGATACTGCCACTGAGATACCTTTTCTCAAAAGCTACTTCCTGGACTTCGGGATTTTATACATTCCATTTGTGATGCTGGTCCTGACTGGCTCATCCAATGCGGTCAATTTGACTGATGGGCTGGATGGATTAGCCATAGGCTTGGCCGGGCTATGCGCAATCGCCTTTGCTGGTATAGCCTATGTTACAGGAAGGACGGATTTTTCCAGATATTTAGGCATTACTTATTTAGAAGGGGCTGGTGAGTTAACTATTTTCTGCGGGACTTTAATAGGAGCGGCATTAGGTTTCTTATGGTTCAACTCCTATCCAGCAAAGGTCTTTATGGGGGATACCGGAGCTTTAGCTTTGGGAAGCTCCTTAGGTTTGTTGGCTGTTCTGGTAAAAAAAGAGCTGCTCCTGGTGATAGTCGGCGGAGTTTTTGTGGCTGAGGCGCTTTCAGTTATGCTCCAGGTGGTCTATTTCAAGTGCAGTAAAGGCAAAAGGATTTTCAAGATGGCACCTCTGCATCATCATTTTGAGCTTTCCGGCTGGCAGGAGCCGAAAGTGGTGGTCAGATTCTGGATAGCAGGAGCGATATTTGCGCTTTTGACGTTAAGTACTCTAAAGATAAGATAA
- a CDS encoding UDP-N-acetylmuramoyl-tripeptide--D-alanyl-D-alanine ligase — protein sequence MIEIRYKELLDIVKGKPFPEGPFADFRIKGLSIDSRTIEPQNLFIAIKGEKYDGHDFIKQALDKGASCVIISEDKLTDREIPYISSTSGKRAVLVKDTRTALQEIAKWYRDKFNVKVVAITGTNGKTTTKEMIAEVLSKKYKVLRSEKSFNNQVGVPLTLLKITSETEVLVLELGMNQPGEIGILTRMANPDTGLITNIGPAHLEFMGSLEKIAQAKFELLENMDEKGKIVLNADDPWLSKRVKIEKRKVYTFGLEKEADFVAKNIIQNGNGFFSFSVNNSFPITIKLLGKHNVYNALAAFSAASILKIEGEKIKEALENYTPFELRMELSEVDGIKILNDSYNANPTSMGMALETLKGMKTSGNKVAVLGDMLELGEKSLEFHKTIGEKVKECEVDYLFTFGGLSSGIAQGAKDKGFEKKNIFSFQDKKSLLEKLLEILKPGDVVLFKGSRKIGLEAVVDGLKKLYPVKS from the coding sequence ATGATAGAAATAAGATATAAAGAGCTTTTAGACATAGTTAAAGGGAAACCATTTCCTGAAGGACCCTTTGCGGATTTCCGGATTAAAGGGTTGTCTATTGATTCCAGAACGATCGAGCCCCAGAATCTCTTCATCGCCATAAAAGGTGAGAAGTATGACGGACACGACTTCATAAAACAGGCCCTGGATAAAGGGGCATCCTGTGTAATCATTTCAGAAGACAAATTAACAGATAGAGAAATTCCCTACATATCTTCCACCTCAGGGAAAAGGGCGGTTCTGGTTAAAGATACCAGAACTGCCCTGCAAGAGATTGCAAAATGGTACCGGGATAAATTTAATGTCAAAGTAGTGGCTATCACCGGCACAAATGGTAAAACCACTACCAAAGAGATGATAGCAGAGGTTCTTTCGAAAAAGTATAAAGTCCTCCGTTCAGAAAAAAGCTTCAATAATCAGGTGGGGGTTCCTTTGACTCTGCTTAAGATTACTTCTGAGACTGAAGTGTTGGTCCTGGAATTGGGGATGAACCAGCCAGGAGAGATAGGAATTTTGACCAGAATGGCAAATCCTGACACGGGACTGATCACCAATATAGGTCCAGCTCATTTAGAGTTTATGGGAAGCTTAGAAAAAATTGCTCAGGCTAAATTTGAGCTTTTAGAGAATATGGATGAAAAAGGAAAGATAGTCCTGAATGCAGATGACCCCTGGCTTTCAAAAAGAGTTAAAATTGAGAAAAGAAAAGTCTACACTTTCGGCCTGGAAAAAGAAGCTGATTTCGTAGCGAAAAACATAATTCAAAACGGAAATGGATTTTTCTCGTTTTCTGTAAATAATTCATTTCCAATTACTATTAAGCTCTTAGGGAAACATAATGTTTATAATGCCTTAGCCGCATTTTCGGCAGCATCGATCCTCAAGATAGAGGGGGAAAAAATTAAAGAAGCTCTGGAAAATTATACTCCTTTTGAGTTAAGAATGGAACTGTCTGAAGTAGATGGTATAAAAATCTTAAACGATTCCTATAATGCTAACCCTACTTCAATGGGGATGGCTTTAGAAACCCTTAAAGGGATGAAGACTTCTGGAAATAAAGTGGCAGTTTTAGGGGATATGTTAGAGTTAGGCGAAAAATCTTTGGAATTTCACAAAACAATTGGTGAAAAAGTCAAGGAATGTGAAGTAGATTACCTTTTTACCTTTGGAGGGCTCTCCTCAGGAATTGCCCAAGGGGCCAAAGATAAAGGTTTTGAGAAAAAAAATATATTCTCGTTTCAAGATAAAAAATCTCTCCTGGAAAAGCTTCTGGAGATTTTGAAACCCGGGGATGTGGTCCTTTTCAAAGGCTCAAGGAAAATAGGCTTGGAAGCAGTCGTGGATGGTTTGAAAAAACTTTATCCGGTCAAAAGCTAA
- a CDS encoding UDP-N-acetylmuramoyl-L-alanyl-D-glutamate--2,6-diaminopimelate ligase, which produces MTKLKKLLEVLPEKEIYGDIDCNINKLEYDSRKIEKDDLFFAMSGFEQDGHKYINSAIQKGAVACVLEKKGDYPLKAQIKVKDSREALSLISALYYDYTSSKLKVVGVTGTNGKTTITYMLKSIWEKDAEKTGLIGTIAYHIGDKKIPAANTTPESLDLQRMFYEMLKQKVTSVAMEVSSHSLVLNRVKMVDFDVAVFTNLNPEHLDFHKDMKSYREAKGILFQNLKDDSYAVINLDDPEWEYFYNVSKGVRLTYSLKNKEADFYVKTCSQTDSGFKLELVTPGGDLDINLKVLGDVNIYNALAAVASAFVTGTSLSKIKTGLESFSGVPGRLEQIESGQNFKVIIDYAHTPFAFENLLLTVRKMTKGKIVFLFGCGGDRDRTKREIMGRISSNLADFVMLTTDNPRSEDPKEIIAEILKGVSDRSKVEVILDRKEAIISALRRAKENDTIVLAGKGHEDYQIIGKEKLHFSEREIVEDELKKSGRVQSCSKPL; this is translated from the coding sequence ATGACTAAACTGAAGAAACTTCTGGAGGTGCTTCCGGAGAAGGAGATTTACGGAGACATCGATTGTAACATAAATAAATTAGAATATGATTCAAGAAAGATAGAAAAAGACGACCTTTTTTTCGCCATGTCCGGATTTGAGCAGGATGGGCACAAATATATAAACTCCGCTATCCAGAAAGGGGCTGTTGCCTGCGTCTTAGAAAAAAAAGGCGACTACCCTTTAAAGGCTCAGATAAAAGTGAAAGACTCAAGAGAAGCCCTGTCGCTAATTTCTGCTTTGTACTATGATTATACCTCCTCTAAGCTGAAAGTAGTTGGAGTAACCGGAACCAACGGCAAGACCACCATCACCTACATGCTTAAATCTATCTGGGAAAAAGATGCAGAGAAAACAGGTTTAATCGGGACTATAGCTTACCATATAGGTGATAAAAAAATCCCGGCTGCAAATACCACCCCGGAATCACTTGATTTGCAGAGGATGTTTTACGAGATGCTCAAGCAAAAGGTTACTTCTGTGGCGATGGAGGTCTCTTCTCATTCCTTAGTCCTGAACAGAGTTAAGATGGTGGATTTCGACGTGGCGGTCTTCACCAACCTGAATCCGGAACACTTAGATTTTCACAAGGATATGAAATCTTACAGGGAGGCTAAAGGGATTCTATTCCAGAATCTTAAAGATGACAGTTATGCGGTGATCAATCTGGATGATCCGGAATGGGAATACTTCTATAATGTCAGCAAAGGGGTAAGATTGACATACTCATTGAAAAACAAAGAAGCAGATTTCTATGTAAAGACCTGTTCCCAGACTGATTCAGGGTTCAAATTAGAACTGGTTACCCCGGGAGGTGATCTGGATATAAACTTGAAGGTCTTAGGCGATGTGAATATCTACAATGCCTTAGCCGCCGTTGCCTCCGCTTTTGTTACCGGAACGAGTCTTTCAAAAATCAAGACAGGTTTAGAGAGTTTCTCCGGAGTTCCGGGTAGACTAGAGCAAATAGAGTCAGGTCAGAATTTCAAGGTGATAATCGACTATGCTCATACTCCTTTTGCCTTTGAGAACCTACTCCTAACAGTTAGAAAAATGACAAAGGGAAAGATAGTCTTCTTATTCGGATGCGGGGGTGACAGGGACAGGACAAAAAGAGAAATTATGGGCAGGATTTCAAGTAATCTGGCAGATTTTGTGATGCTTACCACGGATAATCCGAGGAGCGAAGATCCGAAGGAAATAATCGCAGAGATACTAAAAGGGGTTTCTGATAGATCAAAAGTGGAAGTAATCCTGGATCGGAAAGAGGCAATTATCTCTGCCCTGAGAAGAGCAAAAGAAAACGACACCATCGTTTTAGCAGGTAAAGGGCATGAGGATTATCAGATAATTGGTAAAGAGAAGCTCCATTTCAGCGAGCGAGAGATTGTAGAAGATGAGTTAAAGAAATCAGGTCGGGTGCAATCGTGTTCCAAGCCACTTTAG
- a CDS encoding transpeptidase family protein, with amino-acid sequence MTSKKKSELRRRSTVLFLLAVLFTLAVLLRVFQLQVVKSAQIQKLALRQQEVCMKLEARRGVIYDRNMKILAFNLPAESFFAVPESVANKSLVANRFSALSEKSDQEIKGSLCQDGKRFVWLKRKCEKEEAEKVKSWRLKGIYVQEETKRSYPYYPLACDLIGFTDIDNKGSAGVEYQYNQFLSGKDGKGIFQKDAWGNSYQIREYPLVDPQSGKSLVLTLDLDLQAKLEDELKNSIKLTGSEAGSGILLNPSTGEILAMAYISKENAENTSSELRLKNRLVCDNFEPGSTFKIITVAAALEKGIKKPEDSLFAEKGKFKIGKKTFHDIHEYGWLTFKDCVVLSSNIGMAKVAMEVGDENLLDYAKRFGFGERTGIDLPGEAKGLFPSSAKKWSDITTATFAIGQGVSVTPIQLVCAYAAIANGGLLLKPYVVKAILDEEGKVAQEFQPTVLRRALEPKTAYLLTEFLRGVVTDGTGNTVQIEGVNIAGKTGTAEKPKVGERGYQKGKYIASFVGFFPAENPQMVGFIMLDSPKGMHYGGQTAGPAFKRVTEKIIPSENLLVKNKIEKPQVSFSVASREQDSERQKSAVQAATLHKVRLNEQDVTSLKGKIDSGSEIKDLKLLQDRKIMPDLTGSTVREAVKLLSSYSITVKLQGSGKVIKQAPLPGTKLTGGETCFLECRSDD; translated from the coding sequence ATGACCTCTAAGAAAAAATCGGAACTCAGAAGAAGAAGCACGGTTCTTTTTCTGTTAGCAGTCCTTTTCACCCTGGCGGTACTTCTGCGGGTTTTTCAGCTCCAGGTAGTCAAGAGTGCGCAAATCCAGAAACTTGCTTTACGCCAGCAGGAGGTCTGTATGAAGTTAGAAGCAAGACGCGGAGTGATCTATGACCGGAATATGAAGATTTTGGCTTTTAACCTTCCGGCTGAGTCTTTTTTCGCGGTGCCGGAAAGTGTCGCCAATAAGAGCCTGGTGGCAAACCGTTTCTCCGCTTTGTCTGAAAAAAGTGACCAGGAAATCAAAGGTTCCCTATGTCAGGATGGAAAAAGGTTTGTCTGGCTAAAAAGGAAGTGCGAAAAAGAGGAAGCTGAAAAGGTAAAAAGCTGGCGTTTAAAGGGGATATACGTGCAGGAAGAGACCAAAAGGAGTTATCCTTATTATCCTTTGGCTTGCGACCTGATAGGCTTCACGGACATAGATAATAAGGGTTCTGCTGGCGTAGAATATCAGTATAACCAGTTCCTATCCGGAAAGGACGGGAAGGGAATTTTTCAGAAGGACGCCTGGGGAAACTCATACCAGATAAGGGAGTACCCTCTGGTGGATCCACAGAGCGGAAAAAGCCTGGTGTTGACTCTGGATTTAGACCTTCAGGCTAAATTAGAAGATGAACTGAAGAACTCCATTAAACTTACCGGTTCAGAAGCTGGTTCCGGCATTCTTCTAAACCCGAGCACAGGAGAGATCCTGGCTATGGCATATATCTCAAAAGAAAATGCAGAGAACACATCTTCTGAACTGAGGCTTAAAAACAGATTAGTCTGCGACAATTTCGAGCCAGGCTCTACTTTTAAAATAATCACAGTTGCGGCCGCGCTGGAAAAAGGGATAAAAAAGCCTGAAGATTCGCTTTTTGCCGAGAAGGGTAAGTTCAAGATCGGGAAAAAGACGTTCCACGATATTCACGAATATGGCTGGCTAACTTTTAAAGACTGTGTGGTGTTATCCAGCAATATAGGTATGGCCAAGGTGGCAATGGAGGTCGGTGACGAGAACCTTTTAGATTATGCTAAGAGGTTCGGATTTGGAGAGAGAACCGGAATAGACCTACCAGGAGAGGCGAAAGGACTTTTTCCTTCCTCTGCTAAGAAATGGTCTGACATCACTACCGCAACTTTTGCCATTGGTCAGGGCGTCTCAGTTACCCCGATCCAGCTTGTATGTGCCTATGCTGCCATAGCCAATGGTGGTCTTCTTCTTAAACCTTATGTGGTGAAAGCGATTCTGGATGAGGAGGGAAAAGTTGCTCAGGAGTTCCAGCCTACCGTGCTCAGAAGAGCGTTAGAGCCAAAAACCGCTTATCTTTTAACTGAGTTCTTGAGGGGTGTGGTCACTGACGGGACAGGGAATACAGTGCAAATAGAAGGGGTAAATATAGCCGGAAAGACCGGCACCGCTGAGAAGCCTAAAGTCGGAGAAAGAGGTTACCAGAAGGGTAAATATATCGCTTCATTTGTAGGTTTTTTCCCGGCAGAAAATCCTCAGATGGTCGGGTTTATCATGCTGGACTCGCCTAAAGGGATGCATTATGGAGGCCAGACAGCAGGTCCGGCTTTCAAGAGAGTGACTGAGAAAATAATCCCATCTGAAAATCTACTGGTGAAAAATAAAATTGAAAAGCCACAGGTTTCCTTTTCAGTTGCCTCCAGGGAACAGGATTCAGAAAGACAAAAATCAGCCGTTCAAGCAGCAACACTTCATAAGGTACGGCTGAATGAGCAGGATGTTACTTCTCTAAAGGGGAAGATAGATTCTGGCAGTGAGATAAAGGATTTGAAACTGTTGCAGGACCGGAAAATCATGCCGGATTTAACTGGCTCCACGGTAAGGGAAGCTGTCAAGCTCTTAAGCTCTTATTCAATTACAGTAAAGCTGCAGGGTTCGGGCAAAGTGATAAAGCAGGCTCCCTTGCCTGGAACGAAACTTACAGGTGGGGAAACCTGTTTTCTGGAGTGCAGATCAGATGACTAA
- the ftsL gene encoding cell division protein FtsL, whose amino-acid sequence MSEFKFFYRPKPQKKRIKGYSHKFFYLALLVLIVFSILYVWQRVKVIKLLKEIQEQKKLLAEEEKKYKYLTLETSELSSFERIEKISQEKLELVHPTEYQIQRVYEQQPKKSNLTANLWVKLKNFGKKLYPFEEKRLPAKEIKHDL is encoded by the coding sequence TTGTCAGAATTCAAATTCTTTTACAGGCCAAAACCGCAAAAGAAGCGGATTAAAGGGTATAGCCATAAGTTTTTTTATCTGGCTCTGCTGGTGCTGATCGTTTTTTCAATCCTTTATGTCTGGCAGAGGGTTAAGGTCATAAAGCTATTAAAAGAGATACAGGAACAAAAAAAACTCCTGGCTGAAGAGGAAAAAAAATATAAATACCTCACCCTGGAGACCTCGGAACTCTCATCCTTTGAGAGAATAGAGAAAATCTCCCAGGAGAAATTAGAACTGGTCCATCCCACTGAATATCAGATTCAGCGAGTGTATGAACAGCAGCCAAAAAAGTCAAATCTTACTGCGAACCTGTGGGTCAAGCTAAAAAATTTCGGGAAAAAACTTTATCCTTTTGAAGAGAAAAGATTGCCAGCTAAAGAAATAAAACATGACCTCTAA